One window from the genome of Acidobacteriota bacterium encodes:
- a CDS encoding DUF1156 domain-containing protein: MKDRRLIETAFPLKQVSLDSVHEKNVRHGHISTLHIWPARRPLAASRATLLATLLRDSENQEEGDKLLARMAGTVEPAPSGRVAGRGKRDRKETRGGILHWGRESEPEGAAELDRFRSEIRAAFGGRAPRVLDPFAGGGAIPLEAMRLGCETVAADLNPVAWFILRCTLHYPRLLAGRKRPLPAYAAGDRAFAEAFLKAQGIRRTAALREALARLGHGDGEPVQAATLADGESPASNAGAAWHLRAWGRHVLAAARRELATRYPTYAEFEPVRRKGRRKVGAVGNVRWRRRPPLLLEPDADGRVSTTSLNTEFDSLYLENEANPRWIAKPAVAYLWARTVRCGGCRAEIPLLKTRWLCKKAKKRVRLILEPRMDRSGVDFGIERDVPDDSGNAAQKREHDRTLGAGTMSASGARCPACGAIATTKDIRAEGLAGRLGERMTAVVVEGQTGKEYRLPTAAELDAARVERAEIEALYAGVPFGLPDESIVAERPSPNSRGASGLPRYGFDTWRTLFTDRQLLALGTFVRAIRGCAAAMGDYPDEWREAIVAWLAPSISRLADRGSAVATWTNNLEQIRNTFARFALPMVWDFAESCPLADTTGGFIQAVEWIARVVEHTETATAAAPPPRVEQRSATEARQDRFDLVCTDPPYYDAIPYSDLMDFFHVWLRRTLHGLSPDVDAAFAAPLGPKWNAGANDGELVDQPGRFGTDKAQSRQAYEDGMLRTFRRCHDALRDDGRLVVVFANKQPAAWATLVSALIRAGFVVDASWPIQTERDSKVAGGARLSSSIWLVCRKRAPTARPGWDNRVLADMQANVTEHLRAFWDAGIRGPDFVWAATGPALEAFSRHPAVRKADAPGRLLTVDDFLRRVRRMVVGFVVSRLLDQQAGATGELDDPTTYYLLHRKDFGLAPAPAGACILYALSCNVSDADLAGRLDLLAGGRSTSTDEDGDENGDTSGSDVRLKTWSQRRARDLGEPSPDGSPPPLVDCVHKLMQLWRSGEQSRVDAYLEARGLWRHEIFARVVQAVTELAERGSDERKLLESIQTHVRTHGGAAVPRSMRFDYGDAS, from the coding sequence TGGGGACGGGAGAGCGAGCCGGAGGGCGCAGCCGAACTCGACCGGTTTCGGTCCGAGATTCGAGCCGCGTTCGGCGGACGGGCGCCGCGGGTGCTGGATCCGTTCGCTGGCGGCGGGGCGATTCCACTGGAGGCGATGCGTCTCGGGTGCGAGACGGTAGCGGCGGACCTCAACCCCGTGGCATGGTTCATCCTCCGGTGCACGCTGCACTATCCGCGGCTGCTGGCCGGCCGGAAGCGACCGTTGCCGGCGTATGCCGCGGGCGACCGCGCGTTCGCCGAGGCGTTTCTGAAGGCGCAGGGCATTCGACGGACCGCGGCGTTGCGGGAAGCGTTGGCACGGCTGGGACACGGCGACGGCGAGCCGGTACAGGCGGCAACACTAGCCGACGGGGAGTCTCCGGCCTCGAACGCGGGCGCCGCGTGGCATCTGCGGGCCTGGGGACGACATGTGCTGGCGGCTGCTCGGCGTGAGCTGGCGACCCGCTATCCGACTTACGCTGAGTTCGAACCGGTGCGGCGGAAGGGGCGGCGGAAAGTCGGAGCGGTCGGAAACGTGCGCTGGCGGCGGCGGCCGCCGTTGCTGCTGGAACCGGACGCCGACGGGCGGGTATCGACCACATCGCTCAACACCGAGTTCGACTCGCTCTATCTGGAAAACGAAGCCAATCCCCGCTGGATCGCCAAGCCGGCCGTCGCGTATCTGTGGGCGCGCACGGTCCGCTGCGGCGGCTGCCGGGCCGAGATTCCGCTGCTGAAGACCCGCTGGCTCTGCAAGAAGGCGAAGAAGCGGGTTCGGCTCATCCTGGAACCGCGGATGGACCGTAGCGGCGTGGACTTCGGCATCGAACGGGACGTTCCCGACGACAGCGGGAACGCCGCGCAGAAGCGCGAGCACGATCGGACGCTAGGCGCGGGCACCATGAGCGCGAGCGGCGCCCGCTGCCCCGCCTGCGGCGCGATCGCGACGACGAAGGACATCCGCGCGGAAGGACTGGCGGGACGGCTCGGGGAACGCATGACGGCAGTCGTCGTGGAGGGCCAGACGGGCAAGGAGTACCGCCTGCCGACGGCGGCGGAACTCGACGCGGCGCGCGTGGAGCGGGCGGAGATCGAAGCGCTCTACGCCGGCGTCCCGTTCGGCCTGCCGGACGAGTCCATCGTCGCGGAGCGGCCGTCCCCCAACTCGCGAGGCGCGTCCGGTCTCCCGCGCTACGGGTTCGACACGTGGCGCACGCTCTTCACGGACCGGCAGCTTCTGGCGCTCGGCACGTTCGTCCGCGCGATCCGCGGCTGCGCCGCGGCGATGGGTGACTACCCGGACGAGTGGCGCGAGGCAATCGTCGCCTGGCTGGCGCCTTCGATCAGTCGATTGGCCGACAGAGGCAGCGCGGTGGCCACCTGGACCAACAACCTCGAACAGATTCGCAACACCTTCGCACGCTTCGCCCTGCCGATGGTCTGGGACTTCGCGGAGTCCTGTCCACTGGCCGACACGACCGGCGGCTTCATCCAGGCCGTCGAGTGGATCGCCCGGGTGGTCGAGCACACGGAGACGGCCACCGCCGCGGCGCCCCCACCCCGCGTGGAGCAGCGGTCGGCGACCGAGGCGCGGCAGGATCGTTTCGACCTCGTGTGCACGGATCCGCCCTACTACGACGCCATCCCCTACTCCGACCTGATGGATTTCTTCCACGTCTGGCTGCGGCGCACGCTGCACGGGCTTTCGCCGGACGTCGACGCCGCCTTCGCCGCGCCGCTCGGACCGAAGTGGAACGCCGGCGCGAACGACGGCGAGCTGGTCGATCAGCCGGGCCGCTTCGGTACGGACAAGGCACAATCCAGGCAAGCGTACGAAGACGGCATGCTGCGCACGTTCCGCCGCTGCCACGACGCGCTTCGGGACGACGGGCGGCTGGTCGTCGTGTTCGCCAACAAGCAGCCCGCGGCCTGGGCGACGCTGGTGTCGGCGCTGATCCGGGCCGGCTTCGTCGTCGACGCCTCGTGGCCGATCCAGACGGAGCGGGACAGCAAGGTCGCGGGCGGTGCGCGCCTGTCGTCCTCCATCTGGCTCGTCTGCCGGAAGCGCGCCCCAACGGCCCGCCCCGGCTGGGACAACCGAGTGCTGGCCGACATGCAGGCGAACGTCACCGAGCACCTGCGCGCCTTCTGGGACGCCGGCATTCGCGGACCGGACTTCGTCTGGGCGGCGACCGGGCCGGCGCTGGAGGCGTTCAGCCGGCATCCGGCGGTCAGGAAAGCCGACGCTCCGGGCCGGCTGCTGACCGTCGACGACTTCCTGCGCCGCGTGCGGCGGATGGTGGTCGGGTTCGTCGTCAGTCGGCTCCTTGACCAGCAGGCAGGCGCCACCGGCGAGCTCGACGATCCGACCACCTACTACCTGCTGCACCGCAAGGACTTCGGCCTCGCCCCGGCCCCCGCTGGCGCCTGCATCCTGTACGCCTTGTCGTGCAACGTGTCGGACGCCGACCTGGCCGGGCGGCTGGACCTGCTCGCCGGCGGACGATCTACCTCCACGGACGAGGATGGCGACGAGAACGGTGACACATCGGGCAGCGACGTGCGCCTCAAGACGTGGAGCCAGCGCCGCGCCCGCGACCTGGGCGAGCCGTCGCCGGACGGCAGCCCGCCACCCCTCGTCGACTGCGTCCACAAGCTGATGCAGCTCTGGAGGTCCGGCGAGCAGAGTCGCGTGGACGCCTACCTCGAAGCGCGCGGGTTGTGGCGGCACGAGATCTTCGCCCGCGTCGTGCAGGCCGTCACCGAGCTGGCGGAACGGGGATCGGACGAACGCAAGTTGCTGGAGTCCATCCAGACCCACGTCCGGACCCACGGCGGCGCCGCCGTTCCGCGTTCCATGAGGTTCGACTACGGAGACGCGTCATGA